A window from Trinickia violacea encodes these proteins:
- the bufB gene encoding MNIO family bufferin maturase, whose protein sequence is MSDSTRSAAANSLGRPCRSAPGEAGLAGTSFKHEHFSAILEDGLQDGFFEVHAENYMGAGGPPHRALAAIRERYPISLHGVCMSIGGPDTLDVRHLARFRELVDRYEPALVSEHLAWSSHGGTFFNDLLPLPYTKATLDKVCEHIDQVQETIRRPMLLENPSTYVTFASSTMSETEFIRAVAQRTGCGLLLDVNNAYVSAVNHGYAARAYLAEFPLQYVGEIHLAGHSEQHDDENALLLIDSHDRAVADPVWDLYRHVVARTGPIPTLIEWDSQLPAWLELRAQAVMARRIMSQHAAMDVLESDISHPERTGHEI, encoded by the coding sequence ATGAGCGATTCCACGAGATCAGCGGCGGCGAATTCTCTTGGCCGTCCCTGTCGTTCGGCGCCCGGCGAGGCCGGGCTGGCCGGCACGAGCTTCAAACACGAGCACTTCTCCGCGATTCTCGAAGACGGCCTGCAAGACGGATTCTTCGAGGTTCACGCCGAGAACTACATGGGCGCGGGCGGACCGCCGCATCGAGCGCTTGCCGCGATCCGCGAGCGCTACCCGATCTCGCTTCACGGCGTATGCATGTCGATCGGCGGGCCGGACACGCTCGACGTCCGTCACCTTGCGCGCTTTCGCGAGTTGGTGGATCGCTACGAACCCGCGCTCGTTTCCGAACATCTCGCCTGGTCCTCGCACGGCGGGACGTTCTTCAACGACCTCCTGCCCCTGCCCTACACGAAAGCGACGCTCGACAAGGTATGCGAGCACATCGACCAGGTTCAGGAAACCATCAGGCGTCCGATGCTGCTCGAAAACCCGTCCACGTATGTCACGTTTGCATCGTCGACGATGAGCGAGACGGAGTTCATCCGTGCGGTCGCGCAGCGCACGGGCTGCGGGCTGCTGCTCGACGTCAACAACGCTTACGTTTCGGCGGTCAATCATGGCTATGCGGCACGCGCGTATCTCGCGGAATTTCCGCTTCAATACGTAGGCGAAATTCATCTGGCCGGCCACAGCGAGCAGCATGACGACGAGAACGCACTGCTGCTCATCGACAGTCACGACCGGGCCGTCGCCGATCCGGTCTGGGATCTTTACCGGCATGTCGTGGCGCGCACTGGGCCAATACCGACACTGATCGAGTGGGACAGCCAGTTGCCGGCGTGGCTCGAACTGCGCGCGCAGGCGGTGATGGCCCGCCGGATCATGTCGCAGCATGCCGCCATGGATGTATTGGAGTCCGATATATCTCACCCGGAGCGCACCGGCCATGAGATCTGA
- a CDS encoding BufA1 family periplasmic bufferin-type metallophore, with protein sequence MSAKINVSSALLAGAVATLLATAAHAAPLTKAEVNAALAAHKEKCYGVALKGQNDCAAGPGTTCQGTSATDFQGNSWKFVQGGTCTSIQVPGGGHGSLTPT encoded by the coding sequence ATGTCCGCAAAGATCAATGTCAGTTCCGCCCTCCTCGCTGGCGCGGTCGCAACGCTTCTCGCTACGGCGGCGCACGCGGCGCCGCTCACCAAAGCGGAAGTCAATGCCGCCCTCGCGGCTCACAAGGAGAAGTGTTACGGCGTCGCGCTGAAGGGGCAAAACGATTGCGCGGCCGGCCCGGGCACGACCTGCCAGGGTACGTCGGCGACCGATTTCCAGGGCAACTCGTGGAAGTTCGTTCAGGGTGGCACGTGCACGAGCATTCAGGTGCCGGGCGGCGGCCACGGCTCGCTCACGCCGACCTGA
- a CDS encoding DUF1109 domain-containing protein: METDRLVSLLAADVTPVDPHAGARRFSWALLAGAIGSTLLMLIFYGPRPDLRALLVTPLFWAKVAFPVALAAGSLLVTARLSRPGAAVRSAWAGIAVPIGVVWLAGLAVFWLAPSAQRAELLFGHTWRTCPLNIAFLSVPGFAAAFWAVRGLAPTRLRLAGAAAGALASATGTVAYTFHCPEMGVPFWAVWYVIGMTLPAVAGALLGPRFLRW, from the coding sequence ATGGAAACCGACCGTCTGGTCTCGCTGCTAGCCGCCGACGTCACGCCCGTCGATCCGCATGCGGGCGCGCGGCGTTTCAGCTGGGCGCTGCTCGCTGGCGCGATCGGCTCAACGCTGCTCATGTTGATCTTCTACGGTCCGCGGCCCGATCTGCGCGCGTTGCTCGTCACGCCGCTCTTCTGGGCCAAGGTGGCGTTCCCGGTCGCGCTCGCCGCAGGCTCGCTTCTCGTCACCGCGCGTCTTTCGCGGCCCGGCGCCGCCGTGCGCTCGGCGTGGGCAGGGATTGCCGTTCCCATCGGCGTCGTCTGGCTTGCGGGCCTGGCCGTGTTTTGGCTCGCGCCTTCCGCGCAGCGCGCCGAGCTGCTCTTTGGCCATACGTGGCGCACTTGCCCGTTGAACATCGCCTTCCTTTCAGTACCCGGCTTCGCTGCGGCGTTTTGGGCCGTGCGCGGGCTCGCGCCGACGCGGCTGCGGCTCGCGGGCGCGGCCGCCGGCGCGCTCGCAAGCGCTACCGGGACCGTCGCCTATACCTTCCATTGTCCGGAAATGGGGGTGCCGTTCTGGGCCGTCTGGTACGTCATCGGCATGACGCTTCCCGCCGTGGCGGGCGCGCTTCTCGGGCCGCGATTCTTGCGATGGTAG
- a CDS encoding DoxX family protein, whose protein sequence is MPTRQDSTLSFPGNVAHAIGCARRFIERLAQPTFVQLVLRLALAVPFWKSGILKWHGFLQLNDTAIDLFTDEFKLHLPGGPYPFPAPAIFAFLSACGEVTFPVLLVLGFGTRFAAAGLLLMTCLIELTVPDGWPIHITWAAMALGIAAWGPGVISIDYLLGDRAYRS, encoded by the coding sequence ATGCCGACTCGACAAGACTCCACGCTGTCCTTTCCGGGCAACGTCGCGCACGCGATCGGGTGCGCGCGACGCTTCATCGAAAGACTCGCGCAACCGACGTTCGTGCAGCTCGTGCTGCGCCTCGCGCTGGCCGTGCCTTTCTGGAAATCGGGCATCCTCAAGTGGCACGGCTTCCTGCAGCTCAACGACACGGCCATCGATCTCTTCACCGACGAATTCAAGCTGCATCTGCCCGGCGGCCCCTATCCGTTCCCGGCGCCGGCCATCTTCGCGTTCCTGTCGGCGTGCGGCGAGGTCACTTTCCCGGTGCTGCTCGTGCTCGGATTTGGCACGCGCTTCGCCGCCGCCGGATTGCTGCTGATGACCTGCCTCATCGAGCTGACGGTGCCGGACGGCTGGCCGATCCACATCACGTGGGCCGCCATGGCGCTCGGCATCGCTGCGTGGGGCCCGGGCGTCATTTCGATCGACTACCTTCTCGGAGACCGCGCGTACCGGTCATGA
- a CDS encoding HvfC/BufC N-terminal domain-containing protein, producing MRSEQGTVDYATAFAPGLTNPELATPEGIAAAHGKGVVKRYNVYRNNVTVSLIDALTAIYPAVQRITGVEFFRAMARFHVRATPPASPLLFEYGRDFPSFIETYEYARDMPWLADTARIERAWLDAYHAADAAPLAAEAFASIDPGSLAQVRFVPHPAARIVRSRYPAVAIFAMNRAPGPVTPLRSSDAEDALVTRPGDDVIVSRLPAGGAAFLVALIEGMPLGAAAQTAFEESDTFDLAANLAAMISAGVFAAVQLGV from the coding sequence ATGAGATCTGAACAAGGCACGGTCGACTACGCAACGGCCTTCGCGCCGGGACTGACGAACCCCGAACTCGCCACGCCAGAAGGCATTGCGGCTGCGCACGGCAAGGGCGTCGTCAAGCGCTACAACGTCTATCGCAACAACGTCACAGTCAGCCTCATCGATGCGCTGACGGCAATCTATCCCGCCGTGCAGCGCATCACGGGCGTCGAGTTCTTCCGCGCGATGGCACGCTTTCACGTACGTGCCACACCGCCAGCCTCGCCGCTGCTATTCGAGTACGGACGCGATTTTCCATCGTTCATCGAAACCTACGAGTACGCACGAGACATGCCCTGGCTTGCGGATACGGCACGCATCGAGCGCGCCTGGCTCGACGCGTATCACGCCGCGGATGCCGCGCCACTCGCTGCCGAGGCGTTCGCGAGCATCGATCCGGGGTCGCTCGCGCAGGTGCGCTTTGTCCCGCATCCGGCCGCGCGGATCGTGCGCTCGCGCTACCCGGCCGTCGCGATCTTCGCGATGAACCGGGCGCCCGGCCCCGTCACTCCGCTGCGATCGAGCGACGCTGAAGATGCGCTCGTCACGCGGCCTGGCGACGACGTGATTGTCTCGCGCTTGCCTGCGGGCGGCGCGGCGTTTCTCGTCGCGCTCATCGAGGGCATGCCGCTCGGCGCTGCCGCGCAAACCGCCTTCGAGGAGAGCGACACCTTCGATCTGGCGGCCAACCTGGCCGCGATGATTTCGGCTGGCGTGTTCGCCGCCGTTCAACTGGGAGTGTAA
- a CDS encoding DUF485 domain-containing protein, with protein sequence MIELSQQRRLAQAQPPSPPHTGDDALPRANPVHSASFEKLVDIKVRFVAPVLGLSFVFIFGTALLSGFDRPLMAEKVAGAFNVGYLLIVLMYCLSWAAATWYVHVANRRFDAQAERAILEACGKEQS encoded by the coding sequence ATGATTGAACTTTCGCAGCAACGGCGGTTGGCACAAGCGCAACCGCCCTCACCGCCCCACACGGGTGACGATGCCCTGCCCCGGGCCAATCCCGTGCACAGCGCCAGCTTCGAGAAACTCGTCGATATCAAAGTACGATTCGTCGCGCCTGTCCTTGGGCTCAGTTTCGTTTTCATTTTCGGCACGGCGTTGCTCTCGGGCTTCGATCGTCCATTGATGGCGGAGAAAGTGGCAGGCGCTTTCAATGTCGGATACCTGCTCATTGTGTTGATGTACTGCCTAAGTTGGGCTGCGGCAACTTGGTATGTCCATGTCGCCAACCGTCGATTCGACGCGCAAGCCGAACGAGCGATCCTGGAAGCCTGCGGGAAGGAGCAATCGTGA
- a CDS encoding sigma-70 family RNA polymerase sigma factor, with protein sequence MVERRPTVQSTETRLRALLINAMSGDTVAYQTFLSELTRHLRGYLRKRIPQLTDDVEDLVQEILLAVHNGRHTYRPEEPLTAWVHAIARYKLMDFFRARSRRESLHVSIDDHLDIFCASDDEPLAARRDIGKLLDQLPDKQRLPILHVKLEGLSVAETAQLTGLSESAVKVGVHRGLKALAARLGRVA encoded by the coding sequence ATGGTAGAGAGGCGACCGACCGTGCAATCGACAGAGACGCGACTGAGAGCCCTGCTCATCAACGCCATGAGCGGCGACACCGTGGCCTATCAGACGTTCCTGAGCGAGCTGACGCGCCACTTGCGCGGCTACCTGCGCAAACGCATTCCCCAGCTTACCGACGACGTCGAGGATCTCGTCCAGGAGATCCTGCTTGCCGTCCACAACGGACGGCACACCTATCGGCCAGAGGAGCCACTAACGGCGTGGGTTCACGCGATCGCGCGCTACAAGCTGATGGATTTCTTCAGGGCGCGGTCGCGCCGCGAATCGCTGCACGTTTCCATCGACGATCACCTCGACATCTTCTGCGCTTCGGATGACGAACCATTGGCGGCACGCCGCGACATCGGCAAGCTGCTCGATCAGCTCCCCGACAAGCAGCGCTTGCCGATTCTGCATGTGAAGCTCGAGGGTCTGTCGGTCGCCGAGACCGCGCAGCTGACCGGGCTTTCGGAATCGGCCGTCAAGGTCGGCGTGCATCGCGGCCTCAAGGCACTCGCGGCCAGGCTGGGCAGAGTCGCTTAG
- a CDS encoding solute symporter family protein, whose amino-acid sequence MKVLTVIIFLVILAVTMAITWWAARRTRTTSEFYAAGGNLSARANGFALAGDWMSAAAFLGFSGLVSLYGMDGSLYAVAALVAFLVVLMLVAEPVRNTGRFTFGDVIDERMRSRHARLAAVLGTVVVNLAYMVPQMAGAGALIKLLLGVSYDVAVVLVGIGMIIYVLFGGMIATTWVQIVKAVLLLAAAIVLVLMLLAAVHFDPLSLFASVEHLYGPGMLTAGGYFKHPLDPLSLFLSFMFGVAGLPHIMTRFYTVPDARAARKSVLWLMFLAGSFFLVTTLIGFASATFVGQATIRAADKGGNLALPLLAQYLGGGPGTFGGQIFLASICAIAFAAILAVVAGLTLASSGAIAHDLYVNVIRSGKVSEHEQVRVARTATLVVGVLAVLLGLLAQGINVGVLVILAIAVAASSNFPVILLSIFWRRFNTAGVIGGVLAGLVSSVVLAFIGPAIMKGHAIFPIVNPTVLSMPIGFLGAWLGTLLGGRDPENEARFDAFVFKTHTGFNLGERR is encoded by the coding sequence GTGAAAGTGCTCACCGTCATCATCTTCCTGGTCATTCTGGCAGTCACAATGGCGATCACGTGGTGGGCCGCGAGACGCACGCGAACCACGAGCGAGTTTTATGCGGCAGGCGGCAACCTTTCGGCCCGTGCCAACGGCTTTGCGTTGGCCGGAGATTGGATGAGCGCTGCGGCTTTTCTTGGATTCTCCGGCCTCGTCTCGCTGTACGGCATGGACGGCTCGCTCTACGCCGTCGCCGCGCTGGTGGCGTTTCTCGTCGTCTTGATGCTCGTGGCGGAGCCCGTTCGCAATACGGGACGGTTCACGTTTGGCGATGTCATCGACGAGCGGATGCGCAGCCGTCACGCGCGACTCGCAGCGGTGCTCGGCACAGTGGTCGTCAATCTTGCCTACATGGTCCCGCAAATGGCGGGGGCCGGCGCGTTGATCAAGCTGCTGCTCGGCGTCTCCTATGACGTCGCCGTTGTTCTTGTCGGCATCGGCATGATCATCTATGTGCTGTTCGGAGGCATGATCGCGACCACCTGGGTGCAGATCGTGAAGGCTGTGCTGCTGTTGGCCGCGGCGATCGTCCTCGTCTTGATGCTGCTCGCCGCCGTGCACTTCGACCCGCTCTCGCTTTTTGCATCCGTCGAACACTTGTACGGTCCCGGTATGCTCACAGCAGGCGGCTATTTCAAGCATCCGCTCGATCCGCTGTCGCTGTTCCTGTCGTTCATGTTCGGCGTCGCCGGATTGCCGCACATCATGACGCGTTTCTACACCGTGCCGGATGCACGCGCGGCAAGAAAGTCCGTCCTGTGGCTGATGTTTCTCGCCGGCAGTTTCTTCCTCGTCACGACATTGATCGGATTCGCGTCGGCAACATTCGTCGGACAGGCGACGATCCGCGCCGCCGACAAGGGCGGGAATCTCGCGCTGCCGCTGCTTGCCCAATACCTCGGGGGCGGACCGGGTACGTTCGGCGGACAGATCTTCCTCGCGTCGATCTGCGCCATCGCGTTCGCAGCCATCCTCGCAGTCGTGGCCGGTCTGACGCTCGCGTCGTCCGGAGCCATCGCGCATGATCTTTACGTGAACGTCATACGTTCAGGAAAGGTCTCCGAACACGAACAAGTTCGCGTCGCGAGGACTGCAACCCTCGTGGTTGGAGTGCTCGCTGTCCTCCTTGGGTTGCTGGCGCAAGGGATCAACGTGGGCGTGCTGGTGATCCTTGCGATCGCAGTCGCAGCCTCGTCCAATTTCCCGGTCATCCTGCTATCCATATTCTGGCGCCGCTTCAACACCGCCGGCGTCATTGGAGGCGTCCTGGCCGGACTGGTTTCGTCGGTGGTCCTCGCATTCATCGGGCCCGCCATCATGAAGGGCCACGCCATTTTCCCCATCGTGAACCCGACCGTCCTCAGCATGCCCATCGGCTTTCTGGGGGCGTGGCTCGGAACCTTGCTCGGCGGCCGGGATCCGGAAAACGAAGCACGGTTCGATGCGTTCGTTTTCAAGACTCACACCGGTTTCAACCTCGGCGAGCGCCGCTGA
- a CDS encoding NAD(P)/FAD-dependent oxidoreductase has product MLRNAFKHLVRFAPKARALCVPWLLLATRIWFGQVVLVHQIMAMAESSQGGVAGAGLHAPSSVEAALHGIAPLLLSAGLLTRPIALVLLAGGYGSISLGPGGATLVLLAWLVVLGPGPLSLDAMLARGLAWAPLGPARQIRKIYEQVERYVSPVLLLVSRAGLAASLSLASGLTPSLFSQAAHHSLATLFLFPSWVDAILAFCIAFGCMTRPATFICAAMVPLAGIAMSMDERLATLLLLLMFVVTGPGVISVDQLLARWMLDSPEREESRLDQYPQVVVVGGGFGGIETVRGLRNSRCRITLIDQRNHHLFQPLLYQIATAALSPGEIATPIRSLFRGQRNVQVRLGTVTGVDTATREVLIGAARVKFDYLVLATGARHSYFGNDHWAPYAPGLKSIGDATSIRSRLLRAFEEAETAEDEAARAAWLTFIIVGGGPTGIELAGAIAELAHHGMDQEYHTFDPSTSRVILVHAGSRILPTFPPSLSAAAEHSLRKLGVTVYLDTRVLGVDQNGADLGKDRIASRTILWAAGVAASPVAKWLNQPEDASGRVRVNDDLSVPAVEGVYAIGDAASSLGWKGAAVPGLAPAAKQQGKYTARVIDAQLAGHRRPPPFRYRHFGSLATIGRQAAVAEIGPIRMWGAPAWWFWGAAHIAFLTGGPNRAKVMLDWLWAYVTYRRSTRLITDPASDRQSD; this is encoded by the coding sequence ATGCTCCGGAACGCCTTCAAACACCTGGTCCGCTTCGCTCCCAAAGCACGCGCGCTTTGCGTGCCGTGGCTTCTTCTTGCAACTCGCATCTGGTTCGGCCAGGTCGTGCTGGTGCATCAGATCATGGCCATGGCAGAAAGCAGTCAAGGCGGGGTAGCCGGCGCCGGATTACATGCTCCGTCCAGCGTGGAGGCAGCGCTGCACGGTATCGCGCCACTCCTGCTCAGCGCTGGCCTACTGACCCGGCCCATAGCGCTCGTGTTGCTCGCTGGTGGTTACGGATCAATCTCCCTCGGTCCGGGCGGCGCAACGCTGGTCTTGCTCGCGTGGCTGGTCGTGCTGGGTCCAGGACCGCTTTCCCTCGACGCGATGCTGGCGCGAGGCCTGGCGTGGGCGCCACTTGGCCCGGCACGACAGATCAGGAAAATCTATGAGCAGGTCGAACGATATGTGTCACCCGTGCTCCTGCTCGTCTCGCGCGCAGGCCTGGCGGCATCGCTCAGTCTCGCTTCCGGATTGACGCCTTCCCTGTTCAGCCAAGCCGCTCATCACAGTCTGGCGACACTCTTCCTCTTCCCTTCATGGGTCGACGCAATCCTCGCATTCTGTATCGCTTTCGGCTGCATGACGCGACCGGCGACGTTCATCTGTGCCGCCATGGTGCCACTCGCTGGCATAGCCATGTCCATGGACGAGCGGCTCGCAACGCTTCTTCTGCTACTGATGTTCGTAGTCACGGGGCCCGGCGTCATTTCGGTGGATCAATTGCTCGCCCGCTGGATGCTCGACAGCCCGGAGAGAGAAGAAAGCAGGCTGGATCAGTATCCACAGGTTGTAGTGGTAGGTGGTGGCTTTGGCGGGATCGAGACAGTTCGCGGTCTACGCAATTCGCGCTGCCGGATCACCCTCATCGATCAGCGGAATCATCATCTGTTCCAGCCGCTGCTTTACCAGATCGCGACAGCAGCGTTGTCGCCCGGAGAAATCGCAACCCCGATCCGGAGCCTCTTTCGCGGACAGCGAAACGTCCAGGTACGTCTGGGGACCGTCACAGGCGTCGACACCGCGACCCGCGAAGTGCTAATCGGCGCGGCCAGGGTGAAATTCGACTATCTCGTACTGGCAACTGGCGCGCGTCACAGTTACTTCGGCAACGATCACTGGGCACCGTACGCGCCCGGGCTGAAGAGCATAGGGGACGCAACTTCAATAAGGAGCCGTCTGCTGCGTGCATTCGAAGAGGCGGAAACGGCTGAGGACGAAGCAGCCCGTGCCGCGTGGCTTACGTTCATCATCGTCGGGGGAGGACCGACTGGCATCGAACTGGCCGGCGCCATCGCGGAACTGGCGCATCACGGCATGGACCAGGAATATCACACATTCGATCCGTCGACATCGCGTGTCATTCTGGTTCATGCCGGGTCCCGCATTCTGCCGACTTTTCCCCCTTCCCTTTCTGCTGCCGCAGAACATTCCCTTCGCAAGCTGGGTGTCACTGTCTATCTCGATACCAGGGTGCTGGGCGTGGATCAGAATGGCGCCGATCTCGGTAAAGATCGAATTGCATCCCGCACGATCCTGTGGGCTGCTGGGGTAGCGGCGTCTCCGGTTGCCAAATGGCTAAACCAGCCGGAGGACGCATCCGGACGAGTCAGGGTGAACGACGACCTCTCTGTTCCGGCAGTTGAAGGCGTCTATGCAATTGGCGATGCTGCTTCGAGTCTGGGCTGGAAAGGAGCGGCGGTACCGGGGTTGGCCCCGGCCGCCAAACAGCAGGGAAAATATACCGCGCGAGTGATCGACGCGCAGCTTGCGGGTCACCGTCGGCCCCCACCCTTTCGCTACAGGCATTTCGGAAGCCTGGCAACAATCGGGCGTCAGGCGGCTGTGGCGGAAATCGGCCCCATCCGCATGTGGGGTGCGCCAGCGTGGTGGTTTTGGGGTGCCGCACATATCGCATTCCTCACCGGAGGGCCAAACAGGGCGAAGGTCATGCTGGATTGGCTCTGGGCGTATGTCACTTATCGACGCAGCACGAGACTCATTACCGATCCGGCTTCGGACAGGCAATCGGATTGA
- a CDS encoding sigma-54 interaction domain-containing protein, producing MNQNNLLETLDELPVGIVLLNGTDIEWQNAVIRGGISRDDRHPEEIRAVFIELARTHASEPRSIPSTFFLGGENYFPGVHSSPEATVMLLMPEHDCATLFPELARLRQLCFDLEEIFRHSFDGIFVADGSGVTLMVNEGCERNYDLKAADMIGRHVSEFEQKGLIRPVIAQQVARTGQRISTTQRTHTGKTIMVTGIPLFDAVGKVRKVVINSRDTTELLQLQDALAQAKADLQRVDAEIEALRLQNLKVDGLVLHSEPMQRIASLAARVAKVDATVLITGHSGVGKDVIARLIHRESPRANGPLIKINCGALPRDLLESELFGYEPGAFTGAQKQGKSGLIELAHRGTLFLDEIGDLPLDLQVKLLQVLQDRVIVRLGGTQPISVDVRVIAATNRDLKSMVAERAFRDDLFYRLNVVPIAVPPLAARKDDIAPLVLQFASEFNARYGLTRTFSEQAIALMLAHDWLGNVRELRNVVERAIVTSEGDLIGPEFLDGVLPGELLDEEPSTFRQRVERFERRLIEDAMRKHGNTREVARALGLSQSSVVRKLRLGK from the coding sequence ATGAATCAGAACAATTTACTGGAGACATTGGACGAACTTCCTGTCGGCATTGTTCTGCTTAACGGGACGGACATCGAGTGGCAAAACGCCGTGATTCGCGGCGGCATTTCGCGTGACGATCGGCACCCCGAGGAGATTCGCGCGGTGTTTATCGAACTCGCGCGGACCCATGCCAGCGAGCCGCGCTCCATTCCCTCGACTTTCTTTCTCGGCGGCGAGAACTACTTTCCTGGCGTACATTCATCACCCGAGGCGACGGTGATGCTGCTGATGCCGGAGCATGATTGCGCGACGCTGTTTCCCGAGTTGGCGAGATTGCGCCAGCTCTGCTTCGACCTCGAGGAGATCTTTCGTCACTCATTCGACGGTATCTTCGTCGCCGACGGTAGTGGCGTGACCTTGATGGTCAACGAAGGCTGCGAGCGGAACTACGACCTGAAGGCTGCGGATATGATCGGCCGGCATGTGTCCGAATTCGAGCAAAAAGGACTGATCCGCCCGGTGATCGCACAGCAGGTCGCGCGTACGGGACAGCGCATTTCCACGACGCAGCGCACGCACACGGGCAAGACCATCATGGTCACCGGCATTCCGCTGTTCGACGCTGTCGGCAAAGTGCGCAAGGTTGTCATCAATTCCCGCGATACGACCGAGTTGCTGCAGTTGCAGGATGCACTTGCGCAGGCGAAGGCGGATTTGCAGCGCGTCGACGCCGAGATCGAGGCATTGCGGTTGCAGAATCTCAAGGTCGACGGTCTCGTTCTGCATAGCGAGCCGATGCAGCGCATCGCGAGCCTTGCCGCGCGTGTAGCGAAGGTCGATGCGACGGTGCTGATAACGGGGCACTCCGGGGTCGGCAAAGATGTGATTGCGCGTCTCATTCATCGAGAAAGTCCACGCGCAAATGGTCCACTGATCAAGATCAATTGCGGCGCGCTTCCGCGTGATTTGCTCGAATCGGAGTTGTTCGGGTACGAGCCGGGTGCATTCACAGGGGCCCAAAAGCAGGGCAAATCCGGACTGATCGAGCTTGCGCATCGCGGCACGCTGTTTCTCGACGAAATCGGCGATCTTCCGCTCGATTTGCAGGTGAAGCTCCTCCAAGTGCTCCAGGACCGGGTCATCGTTCGGCTAGGAGGGACTCAGCCGATATCGGTCGACGTTCGCGTGATCGCCGCGACGAACCGTGATCTGAAGTCGATGGTGGCCGAACGCGCGTTTCGCGATGACCTCTTTTATCGACTCAACGTCGTACCGATCGCTGTGCCACCGCTAGCTGCGCGCAAGGATGACATCGCACCTCTCGTGCTGCAATTCGCTAGTGAGTTCAACGCACGCTACGGCCTCACACGGACGTTTTCCGAGCAGGCGATCGCGCTGATGCTCGCCCATGATTGGCTCGGCAACGTTCGGGAGCTGAGGAATGTTGTGGAGCGGGCGATCGTGACGAGCGAAGGCGACTTGATCGGGCCGGAGTTTCTCGATGGTGTGTTGCCTGGCGAACTACTCGACGAAGAGCCGAGCACGTTCCGTCAGAGAGTCGAGCGGTTCGAGCGACGGTTGATCGAGGACGCGATGCGCAAGCACGGCAATACGCGAGAAGTCGCTCGAGCGCTGGGACTCAGCCAGTCGAGCGTCGTGCGCAAGCTCCGACTGGGAAAATAA
- a CDS encoding DUF1109 domain-containing protein: MKTRDLVARLASDGSPVERNAVSRLLDRALLQGLAGSTVLLVALYGVRSDMPQLILTAMFWVRLAFPLTIIVAAMKLAERLGRPGARLRLAWVAVALPIATMLLAAGSILLATPPGYRLELVLGTTWRTTTASVVLLSLPSLAAMLRAMKQLAPTRLALAGAGAGLLAGAQGLLVYSLYCSEMAAPFWGVWYVLGIVITTAVGAAIAPHCLRW; this comes from the coding sequence ATGAAAACGCGAGATCTGGTCGCGCGGCTCGCGAGCGACGGGTCTCCCGTCGAGCGCAACGCCGTCTCGAGGCTGCTCGATCGTGCGCTGCTGCAAGGCCTCGCAGGCAGCACGGTCCTGCTAGTCGCGCTGTACGGCGTACGCAGCGACATGCCCCAGTTGATCCTCACGGCGATGTTCTGGGTGCGCCTCGCATTCCCGCTCACGATCATCGTCGCGGCCATGAAGCTCGCGGAGCGGCTCGGCCGCCCCGGCGCGCGGCTCAGGCTCGCCTGGGTCGCGGTAGCGCTGCCCATCGCCACGATGCTGCTCGCCGCGGGCAGCATCTTGCTGGCGACGCCGCCCGGCTACCGGCTGGAGTTGGTGCTTGGCACGACGTGGCGCACGACGACGGCGAGTGTCGTGCTGCTCTCGCTGCCCTCGCTCGCTGCCATGTTGCGCGCGATGAAGCAGCTCGCGCCAACGCGCCTCGCGCTGGCCGGCGCGGGCGCGGGTCTCCTGGCCGGCGCGCAGGGATTGCTCGTCTACTCGCTGTATTGCTCCGAGATGGCGGCGCCGTTTTGGGGTGTCTGGTACGTGCTGGGGATCGTCATCACGACGGCCGTTGGCGCGGCCATCGCACCGCACTGCCTGCGCTGGTGA